In Pseudomonas saudiphocaensis, one DNA window encodes the following:
- a CDS encoding D-hexose-6-phosphate mutarotase: protein MPADIQRIVMDQLACWRIRRGDAEVLIAEQGAQVLSYRQGEIPVIWLSEEAAFIQGQPVRGGVPICWPWFGDLSRNPDEVRAMYQGEAEAPFHGLVRNLNWQLTQQSCEGDSGMLEFTCPQALGELPGWPQRVELSLQVCLNERLHISLTSHNLSDRPVAISQALHSYFAVGDIQQVSVQGLDGRRYIETLEDWQQRQQQGDLKINGETDRIYLELPPVLQLLDPTWKRRISLETSGSHSAILWNPWIDKAQRLSQFADDAWQRMLCIETANAMDDRILLEAGATHTLGVSIGSESL from the coding sequence ATGCCCGCTGATATCCAACGCATCGTAATGGACCAGCTTGCCTGCTGGCGCATCCGCCGCGGTGACGCTGAGGTGCTGATCGCCGAACAGGGCGCACAGGTGCTCAGCTATCGCCAGGGCGAAATCCCGGTGATCTGGCTCAGCGAAGAAGCGGCCTTCATCCAAGGTCAGCCGGTACGCGGCGGCGTGCCGATCTGCTGGCCCTGGTTCGGCGACCTGTCGCGCAACCCCGATGAGGTGCGGGCGATGTACCAAGGCGAAGCCGAAGCGCCGTTCCACGGTCTGGTACGCAACCTGAACTGGCAGCTGACACAGCAGAGCTGCGAGGGCGACAGCGGCATGCTGGAGTTCACCTGCCCGCAAGCGCTGGGCGAGCTGCCCGGATGGCCACAGCGGGTGGAGTTGAGCCTGCAGGTCTGCCTCAACGAGCGTTTGCATATCAGCCTGACCAGCCACAACCTGAGCGACCGGCCGGTAGCCATCAGCCAGGCGCTACACAGCTATTTTGCCGTCGGCGACATTCAGCAGGTATCGGTACAAGGTCTGGATGGGCGGCGCTATATCGAAACGCTGGAGGACTGGCAGCAACGCCAGCAACAGGGCGATCTGAAGATCAACGGTGAAACCGACCGTATCTACCTGGAGCTGCCGCCGGTGCTGCAGCTGCTGGATCCGACCTGGAAGCGCCGCATCAGCCTGGAAACCAGCGGCTCCCACTCGGCAATCTTGTGGAATCCCTGGATCGACAAGGCTCAGCGCCTGTCACAGTTCGCCGATGATGCCTGGCAACGCATGCTGTGCATCGAAACCGCCAACGCCATGGACGACCGCATCCTTCTCGAAGCTGGCGCCACTCACACCCTGGGCGTCTCCATCGGGAGCGAAAGCCTGTAA
- a CDS encoding uracil-DNA glycosylase family protein → MYQCFGKDPLEPIIGLGDAGLPIAFFGRDPGREEVRHSEPFVGSGGQIVRKVLYRQLYGEPMPDFDAGLEAGRRFFWINTVPYKPIGNKAWSMKVKRRFHPLVRQLLVENWHGETIITLGREAFLWFGIDQPAAVRARLERFWRREDRFSASIEVELQAGDGPARRFTLYPLPHSSPLNQVWFKRFPVLLEERLRQLGA, encoded by the coding sequence GTGTACCAGTGCTTCGGCAAGGATCCGCTGGAGCCGATCATTGGGCTGGGTGATGCCGGGCTGCCGATTGCCTTCTTCGGGCGCGATCCGGGCCGCGAGGAGGTTCGTCACAGCGAGCCGTTTGTGGGTAGCGGCGGGCAGATCGTGCGCAAGGTGCTTTATCGCCAGCTTTACGGGGAGCCGATGCCGGATTTCGACGCCGGGCTTGAGGCCGGCAGGCGCTTCTTCTGGATCAACACCGTGCCGTACAAGCCCATCGGCAACAAGGCGTGGTCGATGAAGGTCAAGCGCCGCTTTCACCCGCTAGTGCGCCAGCTGCTGGTCGAGAACTGGCATGGCGAGACGATCATCACCCTGGGCCGCGAGGCCTTCCTCTGGTTCGGAATCGATCAGCCGGCTGCGGTACGGGCGCGGCTTGAGCGGTTCTGGCGACGCGAGGACCGCTTCAGTGCTTCCATTGAGGTGGAGTTGCAGGCCGGCGACGGACCTGCGCGACGCTTTACGCTCTATCCGCTACCTCACTCATCTCCGCTTAATCAGGTCTGGTTCAAGCGCTTTCCGGTATTGCTCGAAGAGCGGTTGCGGCAGCTGGGCGCTTAG
- a CDS encoding ABC transporter permease, with translation MTWEIFIKWLPSFLDGAWLTLQLVGVSVIAGLIFAIPLGIARSSRHFPVRALPYAYIFFFRGTPLLVQLFLVYYGLAQFDAVRQSALWPYLRDPYWCAILTMTLHTAAYIAEIIRGAIQNVPAGEVEAARALGMSRSQTLWHIILPRATRIGLPAYSNEVILMLKASALASTITLLELTGMARKIAARTYLHEEMFLTAGVIYLVIAFILMQGFKLLERWLRVDACQGR, from the coding sequence ATGACCTGGGAAATTTTCATCAAGTGGCTGCCAAGCTTCCTCGACGGCGCCTGGCTGACGCTGCAACTGGTCGGGGTATCGGTCATAGCCGGCCTGATCTTCGCCATCCCGCTGGGCATTGCCCGTTCGTCGCGCCACTTTCCGGTGCGTGCGCTGCCGTATGCCTATATTTTCTTCTTCCGCGGCACACCGCTGCTGGTGCAGTTGTTCCTGGTCTATTACGGATTGGCGCAATTCGATGCAGTACGCCAGAGCGCCCTCTGGCCCTACCTGCGCGACCCCTACTGGTGCGCAATCCTCACCATGACCCTGCACACGGCCGCCTATATCGCCGAGATCATCCGCGGTGCGATCCAGAACGTGCCAGCCGGAGAAGTCGAAGCGGCCCGCGCGCTGGGCATGTCACGCAGCCAGACGCTGTGGCACATCATCCTGCCGCGCGCCACGCGCATCGGCCTGCCGGCCTACAGCAACGAAGTGATCCTGATGCTCAAGGCCAGCGCTCTGGCCAGCACCATCACCCTGCTGGAGCTGACCGGCATGGCGCGCAAGATCGCCGCACGCACCTACCTGCACGAGGAAATGTTCCTTACCGCCGGTGTGATCTACCTGGTCATCGCCTTTATCCTGATGCAGGGCTTCAAGCTGCTGGAGCGCTGGTTGCGGGTGGACGCCTGTCAGGGCCGCTAA